Proteins encoded within one genomic window of Sphaerotilus montanus:
- a CDS encoding MFS transporter: MQSTAILPGAPLPDVARARVAVALLFLANGMGFASWVSRIPAVRAPLGLSEGELGSALLGMAIGALFAFGPTGHGVQRWGARRVTLGVSLAYGALLVLPTLAPNGWLLGLALALFGAANGAMDVAMNALAVEVEQRVGRPIMSSLHGLWSAGGLAGALLGGLLAHREVAPSWHLAGIGLAAVGAVLLARGWLVGHVGEVHAAEEEAPRWARPEAALAGLGAIIFAAFLIEGAMADWSAVYLNGALGTTQAEAALGYSVFAMAMMGMRFAGDRLVLQWGAVPMLRMLNALAVVALVAALVSGSLAVTLPAFALTGMAIGTVAPLVFSAAAQRSRRGAGQGIAAMATLGYGGFLIGPPVIGWLAQATSLQVALGVLVLLAGVIAALAGHLAPAAPTAAAPTPADAASVDQAPVQRL; the protein is encoded by the coding sequence ATGCAATCCACCGCAATTCTGCCCGGTGCACCCCTGCCGGATGTCGCCCGCGCCCGTGTCGCCGTGGCCTTGCTGTTCCTCGCCAACGGCATGGGCTTCGCGAGCTGGGTGTCGCGCATCCCCGCGGTGCGCGCGCCACTCGGCCTCAGCGAGGGCGAACTCGGCTCGGCGCTGCTGGGCATGGCGATCGGGGCGCTGTTCGCTTTCGGTCCGACCGGCCACGGGGTGCAGCGCTGGGGCGCGCGGCGCGTGACGCTGGGCGTGTCGCTGGCCTATGGGGCGCTGCTGGTGCTGCCGACGCTGGCGCCGAATGGCTGGCTGCTGGGCCTGGCGCTGGCGCTGTTCGGCGCGGCCAACGGCGCGATGGACGTGGCGATGAACGCGCTGGCGGTCGAGGTGGAGCAGCGGGTGGGGCGGCCGATCATGTCCTCGCTGCATGGGCTGTGGAGCGCGGGCGGGCTGGCCGGGGCCTTGCTCGGCGGCTTGCTGGCGCACCGGGAGGTGGCGCCGAGCTGGCACCTGGCGGGCATCGGGCTGGCGGCGGTCGGTGCCGTGCTGCTGGCCCGGGGCTGGCTGGTCGGGCATGTGGGCGAGGTCCATGCCGCCGAGGAGGAGGCGCCGCGCTGGGCCCGACCGGAGGCCGCCCTGGCGGGCCTGGGCGCGATCATCTTTGCCGCCTTCCTGATCGAGGGCGCGATGGCCGACTGGAGCGCCGTCTACCTGAACGGGGCACTCGGCACCACGCAGGCCGAGGCCGCGCTGGGCTACAGCGTGTTCGCGATGGCGATGATGGGAATGCGCTTTGCGGGCGACCGGCTGGTGCTCCAGTGGGGCGCCGTGCCGATGCTGCGCATGCTGAACGCACTGGCCGTGGTGGCGCTGGTGGCGGCGCTGGTCAGCGGTAGTCTGGCGGTCACGCTGCCTGCGTTTGCATTGACCGGGATGGCGATCGGCACCGTCGCGCCGCTGGTGTTCAGCGCGGCGGCGCAGCGCTCGCGGCGGGGCGCCGGGCAGGGCATCGCCGCGATGGCGACGCTCGGCTATGGCGGGTTCCTGATCGGCCCGCCGGTGATCGGCTGGCTGGCGCAGGCCACCTCGCTGCAGGTGGCGCTGGGCGTGCTGGTCTTGCTGGCCGGGGTGATCGCCGCGCTGGCGGGGCATCTGGCGCCTGCAGCGCCCACCGCAGCCGCACCCACACCCGCAGACGCCGCGTCAGTCGACCAGGCGCCAGTTCAGCGTCTCTGA
- the pyrC gene encoding dihydroorotase, whose protein sequence is MTTATAPTLRLTRPDDWHLHVRDGAAMAAVVPHTARQFGRAIIMPNLRPPVTTAEQAVAYRARIQACVPEGVDFTPLMTLYLTDNTPPEEIRRAKDAGVVALKLYPAGATTNSDAGVTDIRKTHATLEMMQREGLLLLVHGEVTDPAVDVFDREARFIEQVMEPLRDAFPELKVVFEHITTRDAAQYVAEAGPHTAATITAHHLLYNRNALFTGGLRPHYYCLPVLKREEHRRALVASATSGSPKFFLGTDSAPHAAHLKEHAAACAGCYTALSAIELYAEAFERAGRLDRLEGFASQHGPDFYGLPRNASTITLRREPWTLPESLPYGDAELKPLGGSETLNWRLVD, encoded by the coding sequence ATGACGACCGCCACTGCCCCTACCCTCCGCCTCACCCGCCCCGACGACTGGCATCTGCACGTGCGCGACGGCGCCGCGATGGCGGCGGTCGTGCCGCACACCGCGCGCCAGTTCGGCCGCGCGATCATCATGCCCAACCTGCGTCCGCCGGTCACCACCGCCGAGCAGGCCGTGGCCTACCGCGCGCGCATCCAGGCCTGCGTGCCCGAAGGCGTGGACTTCACGCCGCTGATGACGCTGTACCTGACCGACAACACCCCGCCCGAAGAGATCCGCCGCGCCAAGGACGCTGGCGTGGTCGCGCTCAAGCTCTACCCCGCCGGTGCCACGACCAACAGCGACGCCGGCGTGACCGACATCCGCAAGACCCACGCGACGCTGGAGATGATGCAGCGCGAAGGCCTGCTGCTGCTGGTGCACGGCGAGGTCACCGATCCGGCCGTGGACGTGTTCGACCGCGAAGCCCGTTTCATCGAGCAGGTGATGGAGCCGCTGCGCGATGCCTTCCCCGAGCTGAAGGTGGTGTTCGAGCACATCACCACCCGGGACGCCGCCCAGTACGTCGCCGAAGCCGGCCCGCACACGGCAGCGACCATCACCGCCCACCACCTGCTCTACAACCGCAACGCCCTCTTCACCGGCGGCCTGCGCCCGCACTACTACTGCCTGCCCGTGCTCAAGCGCGAGGAACACCGCCGCGCACTGGTCGCCTCGGCCACCTCGGGCAGCCCGAAGTTCTTCCTCGGCACCGACAGCGCGCCCCACGCCGCGCACCTGAAGGAACACGCCGCGGCCTGCGCCGGCTGCTACACGGCGCTGTCGGCGATCGAGCTGTACGCCGAAGCGTTCGAGCGAGCCGGCCGCCTCGACCGGCTCGAAGGCTTCGCCAGCCAGCACGGCCCGGACTTCTACGGCCTGCCACGCAACGCCAGCACCATCACGCTGCGCCGCGAACCGTGGACGCTCCCGGAGTCGCTGCCCTACGGCGACGCCGAACTCAAGCCGCTCGGCGGCTCAGAGACGCTGAACTGGCGCCTGGTCGACTGA
- a CDS encoding ABC transporter transmembrane domain-containing protein → MRRFASNEPAPVDPAGTPRSDWTTLKRLGPYLWEYRVRMVLALVFVVAAKAANVGVPLLLKQLVDSLSIPIGDPRALVVVPLGLLLAYAGLRLSTTVFTELRELVFAKATHGAARRIALETFRHLHALSLRFHLDRQTGGMTRDIERGTRALQSLVSYSLYTIVPTLVELTLVLTLLGSQFDMGFVWITLAALVAYGTLTISLTEWRTQFRREMNELDSKAHSRAVDALLNYETDMAEGLKAMALEGHGLAFLPASSVRKEVSARRLVPAGPRQSGAAFEVTIEVRLYRERPEVSRHNKPAAQALWEFLRVSKLGENRGL, encoded by the coding sequence ATGCGCCGCTTCGCCTCGAATGAACCCGCCCCGGTCGATCCCGCCGGCACGCCCCGCAGCGACTGGACGACGCTGAAGCGCCTCGGCCCCTACCTGTGGGAATACCGCGTGCGCATGGTGCTGGCGCTGGTGTTCGTCGTCGCGGCCAAGGCGGCGAACGTGGGCGTGCCGCTGCTGCTGAAGCAGCTGGTGGACAGCCTGTCGATCCCGATCGGCGATCCGCGGGCGCTGGTGGTCGTGCCGCTGGGGCTGCTGCTGGCCTATGCGGGGCTGCGGCTGTCGACCACGGTCTTCACCGAGCTGCGCGAACTGGTCTTCGCCAAGGCCACCCACGGCGCGGCGCGGCGCATCGCGCTGGAGACCTTCCGCCACCTGCACGCGCTCAGCCTGCGCTTCCACCTCGACCGCCAGACCGGCGGCATGACCCGCGACATCGAGCGCGGCACGCGCGCGCTGCAGTCGCTGGTGAGCTACTCGCTCTACACCATCGTGCCGACGCTGGTCGAGCTGACGCTGGTGCTGACGCTGCTCGGCAGCCAGTTCGACATGGGCTTCGTGTGGATCACGCTGGCCGCGCTGGTTGCCTATGGCACGCTGACCATCAGCCTCACCGAGTGGCGCACCCAGTTCCGCCGCGAGATGAACGAGCTGGACTCGAAGGCGCACAGCCGCGCCGTCGACGCGCTGCTGAACTACGAGACCGACATGGCCGAGGGGCTCAAGGCGATGGCGCTCGAAGGCCACGGCCTCGCCTTCCTGCCCGCCAGTTCGGTGCGCAAGGAGGTCAGCGCCCGCCGGCTGGTGCCCGCAGGTCCGCGGCAGTCGGGGGCAGCCTTCGAGGTGACGATCGAGGTGCGCCTCTACCGCGAACGCCCCGAGGTCTCTCGCCACAACAAGCCGGCCGCGCAGGCATTGTGGGAGTTCCTGCGCGTGTCCAAGCTGGGCGAGAATCGCGGGCTATGA
- a CDS encoding acyl-CoA thioesterase: MMPMPSDANGNGDIFGGWIMAQVDIAGAVLPARIARGRITTVAVNQLIFKQAVSVSDLLSFYATVERIGTTSVTVHVEVYAERNPADPKTVKVTEANLTYVAIDRDGRPRPIVKAPAPAPAPLTGA, translated from the coding sequence ATGATGCCGATGCCGTCTGACGCCAACGGCAACGGCGACATCTTCGGCGGCTGGATCATGGCCCAGGTCGACATCGCCGGTGCCGTGTTGCCCGCGCGCATCGCCCGCGGCCGCATCACCACGGTGGCGGTGAACCAGCTCATTTTCAAGCAGGCCGTGTCGGTGAGTGACCTGCTGAGCTTCTACGCCACGGTCGAGCGCATCGGCACCACGTCGGTGACGGTGCATGTCGAGGTCTACGCCGAGCGCAACCCGGCCGATCCGAAGACGGTCAAGGTGACCGAGGCCAACCTGACCTATGTCGCCATCGACCGCGACGGCCGGCCACGGCCGATCGTGAAGGCGCCAGCACCCGCCCCGGCACCGCTCACGGGCGCATGA
- a CDS encoding SGNH/GDSL hydrolase family protein, which yields MPTFTAAKVALSPLLIWQGRQVRREAPRLPEATGPRLGLAGMDRHSSAMPRLRVLIVGDSSGAGVGAATQNEALAGRLSQALTRRLKAPIAWQLVARTGWTTADATSALRELSAQGRLPPADVMVTALGVNDTVRQTSPRRWTAHLDALEACARELAGVHQIVATAVPPMHLFPLLPQPLRWVLGRSAQALDAALVQWTADSGTRAYFEMPYDPARDEVRALMASDGFHPGPLLYQRWGEALALQIAADYQPLMRP from the coding sequence ATGCCCACCTTCACCGCCGCCAAAGTTGCCCTGTCCCCACTGCTGATCTGGCAGGGACGGCAGGTGCGCCGGGAAGCACCCCGTCTGCCGGAAGCCACCGGCCCGCGCCTCGGTCTGGCCGGCATGGACCGCCACAGCAGCGCGATGCCACGGCTGCGGGTGCTGATCGTGGGCGATTCCTCGGGGGCGGGGGTGGGTGCGGCGACGCAGAACGAAGCGCTCGCCGGTCGGCTGAGCCAGGCGCTGACGCGGCGGCTCAAGGCGCCGATCGCCTGGCAGCTGGTCGCGCGCACCGGCTGGACCACGGCGGACGCGACCTCGGCGCTGCGCGAGTTGTCGGCGCAGGGCCGGCTGCCACCGGCGGACGTGATGGTGACGGCACTCGGCGTGAACGACACCGTCCGCCAGACCAGCCCGCGGCGCTGGACCGCCCACCTCGACGCGCTCGAAGCCTGTGCGCGCGAGCTGGCCGGTGTCCACCAGATCGTGGCCACGGCCGTGCCGCCGATGCACCTGTTTCCGCTGTTGCCGCAGCCGCTGCGCTGGGTGCTGGGCCGCTCGGCACAGGCGCTGGATGCCGCGCTGGTGCAGTGGACCGCCGACTCGGGCACGCGGGCCTATTTCGAGATGCCCTACGACCCCGCCCGCGACGAGGTGCGCGCGCTGATGGCCAGCGACGGCTTCCACCCCGGCCCGCTGCTCTACCAGCGCTGGGGCGAGGCGCTGGCGCTGCAGATCGCCGCCGACTACCAGCCGCTCATGCGCCCGTGA
- a CDS encoding enoyl-CoA hydratase — protein MSIKTATLNGVATIEIARPEKKNALTMVMYTAMADALRAAQADASVRAVLITGQPGVFTSGNDLEDFMQRPPQGMDSPVFQFMLALLECEKPVVAAVTGAAIGIGTTMLLHCDFVYVSDEARLAMPFVGLGLVPEYGSSLLVSQLMGHAKAAEKLLLGDPFTGADAVDCGLANAVLPTSEVVNHARRVAERFNALPPGAVRDSKRLMRAPQREQVRAVIASEAAIFSERLRSPEAQEAFQAFFQKRKPDFSSFT, from the coding sequence ATGAGCATCAAGACCGCCACCCTCAACGGCGTGGCCACGATCGAAATTGCCCGCCCGGAAAAGAAGAACGCCCTGACCATGGTGATGTACACCGCCATGGCCGACGCACTGCGCGCCGCACAGGCCGATGCGTCGGTGCGCGCCGTGCTGATCACCGGGCAGCCGGGCGTGTTCACCTCGGGCAACGACCTGGAAGACTTCATGCAGCGCCCGCCGCAGGGCATGGACTCGCCGGTGTTCCAGTTCATGCTGGCGCTGCTGGAGTGCGAGAAGCCGGTGGTCGCGGCCGTCACGGGCGCGGCGATCGGCATCGGCACGACCATGCTGCTGCACTGCGACTTTGTCTACGTCAGCGACGAGGCCCGGCTGGCGATGCCCTTCGTCGGGCTGGGTCTGGTGCCGGAATACGGCTCCAGCCTGCTGGTCTCGCAGTTGATGGGCCACGCCAAGGCCGCCGAGAAGCTGCTGCTCGGCGACCCGTTCACCGGCGCGGACGCGGTCGACTGTGGTCTGGCCAACGCCGTGCTGCCGACCAGCGAAGTGGTCAACCACGCCCGCCGCGTCGCCGAGCGCTTCAATGCGCTGCCGCCGGGCGCCGTGCGCGACAGCAAGCGCCTGATGCGTGCCCCGCAGCGCGAGCAGGTGCGCGCCGTCATCGCCAGCGAGGCAGCGATCTTCTCCGAGCGGCTGCGCAGCCCCGAGGCACAGGAAGCCTTCCAGGCCTTCTTCCAGAAGCGCAAGCCCGATTTTTCGTCGTTCACCTGA
- a CDS encoding acetyl-CoA C-acyltransferase, which produces MSKQLQDAYIVAATRTPIGKSHRGFFRNTRPDDLLVAAMRGALAQVPTLDPKAIEDAIIGCAMPEGPQGLNMARVAALLAGLPNTVGGITVNRFCASGLSAIQMAADRIRVGEADVMIAGGAESMSMVPMSGNTPSFNPSIFERDENIGIAYGMGLTAEKVANQWGVSREAQDAFALASHQKALAAQAAGEFDAETTAVDVVERTPDLVTGEIRTRTRTVNRDEGARPDTTLEGLGKLRTVFAAKGSVTAGNSSQTSDGAGCLILASEKAIRQHGLTPLARFVSYASKGVPPEIMGIGPIEAIPAALRSAGLQQSDLDWIELNEAFAAQALAVINTTGLDPAKVNRMGGAIALGHPLGATGAIRAATLVHALRRHGLKYGMLTMCVGTGQGAAGIFERV; this is translated from the coding sequence ATGAGCAAGCAACTGCAAGACGCCTACATCGTCGCCGCCACCCGCACGCCGATCGGCAAGTCGCACCGCGGCTTTTTCCGCAACACCCGCCCGGACGACCTGCTGGTGGCCGCCATGCGCGGCGCGCTGGCGCAAGTGCCGACGCTGGACCCGAAGGCCATCGAGGACGCCATCATCGGCTGCGCCATGCCCGAAGGTCCGCAAGGGCTGAACATGGCCCGCGTCGCCGCGCTGCTGGCGGGGCTGCCGAACACGGTGGGCGGCATCACCGTCAACCGCTTCTGCGCCTCGGGCCTGAGCGCGATCCAGATGGCCGCCGACCGCATCCGCGTCGGCGAGGCCGACGTGATGATCGCCGGCGGCGCCGAGAGCATGAGCATGGTGCCGATGAGCGGCAACACGCCGAGCTTCAACCCCTCGATCTTCGAGCGCGACGAGAACATCGGCATCGCCTACGGCATGGGCCTGACCGCCGAGAAGGTGGCCAACCAGTGGGGTGTCAGCCGCGAGGCACAGGACGCCTTCGCGCTGGCGTCGCACCAGAAGGCGCTGGCCGCACAGGCGGCGGGCGAATTCGACGCCGAGACCACGGCGGTGGACGTCGTCGAGCGCACGCCCGACCTCGTCACCGGCGAGATCCGCACCCGCACCCGCACGGTGAACCGCGACGAAGGCGCCCGCCCCGACACCACGCTCGAAGGCCTGGGCAAGCTCCGGACGGTGTTCGCCGCCAAGGGCAGTGTCACCGCGGGTAACAGCTCGCAGACCAGCGACGGCGCCGGGTGCCTGATCCTGGCCAGCGAGAAGGCGATCCGCCAGCACGGCCTGACACCGCTGGCGCGCTTCGTGAGCTACGCCAGCAAGGGCGTGCCGCCGGAGATCATGGGCATCGGCCCGATCGAGGCGATCCCCGCCGCGCTGCGCAGCGCCGGTCTGCAGCAGAGCGACCTGGACTGGATCGAGCTGAACGAAGCCTTCGCTGCACAGGCGCTGGCCGTGATCAATACCACGGGTCTCGACCCGGCGAAGGTCAATCGCATGGGCGGCGCGATCGCGCTCGGCCACCCGCTGGGGGCCACCGGCGCCATCCGCGCCGCGACGCTGGTCCACGCGCTGCGCCGCCATGGCCTGAAATACGGCATGCTGACGATGTGCGTCGGCACCGGCCAGGGCGCCGCCGGCATCTTCGAGCGCGTCTGA
- a CDS encoding 3-hydroxyacyl-CoA dehydrogenase/enoyl-CoA hydratase family protein, with the protein MSRFNVRQVAVLGAGVMGAQIAAHLVNVQVPVILFDLPAKEGPKSAIAQKAIDNLKKLKPAPLGVGDDASRIRAANYEEHLDLLKDCDLVIEAIAERMDWKHDLYAKIAPFIAPHAILASNTSGLSITTLSDGLPDALKPRFCGIHFFNPPRYMYLVELIPTPTTEARYLDQLETFVTSTVGKGVVRAKDTPNFIANRVGIAGMLATIHEAQQFGLSVDLVDDLTGKKFGRASSGTFRTADVVGLDTMAHVIRTLQDNLGPDKANDPFFPSYATPPVLSALIAKGALGQKVGAGFYKKAGRDILRLDAAKGEYVPSGGKADPIIDRILKKPAAERLKLLRESSNPQAQFLWAILRDSFHYVAVHLATIADSAREVDFAMRWGFGAKQGPFELWQEAGWQQVAKWVQEDIDAGKALCNAPLPAWVFDGRTGVHTLEGSWSAAAGTYVPRSALPVYQRQHFPESLVGAGAVDPLKSGTEVFRNEEVRVWTLDGEVLIASITAKLHLISPTVTEGLLKAVELAEAGYQGLVIWSPDDVFSAGANLESLMPVFMKLGAKGIAPEEKKLQDMMLRVRYASVPVVAAVRGMALGGGCELAVHCAQRVAAMESYVGLVEVGVGLIPGGGGLTYVARRAAERAASVPGSDLLAFLKDGFQAAAMATVGTSALESRKLGYLLDSDIVVPNKDELLHVALSQAKALANAGYRAPVKAMFPVAGRSAIATIKASLVGMRDGGFISQHDFHIASLIADVVCGGEVDAGTLVTEEYLMALERKHFCALLEHPKSQERIMGMLQTGKPVRN; encoded by the coding sequence ATGAGCCGTTTCAATGTCCGCCAGGTCGCCGTGCTCGGCGCCGGCGTGATGGGCGCGCAGATCGCCGCCCATCTGGTCAATGTCCAGGTGCCGGTCATCCTGTTCGACCTGCCCGCCAAGGAAGGCCCGAAGAGCGCCATCGCGCAGAAGGCCATCGACAACCTCAAGAAGCTCAAGCCCGCGCCGCTGGGCGTGGGCGACGATGCCAGCCGCATCCGCGCCGCGAACTACGAGGAGCACCTGGACCTGCTGAAGGACTGCGACCTCGTGATCGAAGCGATCGCCGAGCGCATGGACTGGAAGCACGACCTCTACGCCAAGATCGCGCCCTTCATCGCGCCGCACGCCATCCTCGCCTCGAACACCTCCGGCCTGTCGATCACGACGCTGTCGGACGGCCTGCCGGACGCGCTGAAGCCGCGTTTCTGCGGCATCCACTTCTTCAACCCGCCGCGGTACATGTACCTGGTGGAGCTGATTCCCACGCCGACCACCGAGGCGCGCTACCTCGACCAGCTCGAAACCTTCGTCACCTCGACCGTCGGCAAGGGCGTCGTGCGCGCCAAGGACACCCCCAACTTCATCGCCAACCGCGTCGGCATCGCCGGCATGCTGGCCACCATCCACGAGGCGCAGCAGTTCGGCCTGAGCGTCGACCTGGTCGATGACCTGACCGGCAAGAAGTTCGGCCGCGCCAGCTCCGGCACCTTCCGCACCGCGGACGTGGTCGGCCTGGACACGATGGCGCACGTCATCCGCACGCTGCAGGACAACCTCGGCCCGGACAAGGCGAACGACCCCTTCTTCCCGTCCTACGCGACACCGCCGGTGCTGTCGGCGCTGATCGCCAAGGGCGCGCTGGGGCAGAAGGTCGGCGCCGGTTTCTACAAGAAGGCCGGCCGCGACATCCTGCGGCTGGACGCGGCCAAGGGCGAGTACGTGCCGTCGGGGGGCAAGGCCGACCCGATCATCGACCGCATCCTGAAGAAGCCCGCAGCCGAGCGGCTGAAGCTGCTGCGCGAATCCAGCAACCCGCAGGCGCAGTTCCTGTGGGCGATCCTGCGCGACAGCTTCCACTACGTCGCGGTGCACCTGGCGACGATCGCCGACTCGGCGCGCGAGGTGGACTTCGCGATGCGCTGGGGCTTTGGCGCCAAACAAGGGCCGTTCGAGCTGTGGCAGGAAGCCGGCTGGCAGCAGGTGGCCAAGTGGGTGCAGGAAGACATCGACGCGGGCAAGGCCTTGTGCAACGCACCGCTGCCGGCCTGGGTGTTCGACGGCCGCACGGGCGTCCACACGCTGGAAGGATCGTGGTCCGCCGCGGCGGGCACCTACGTGCCGCGCTCGGCGCTGCCGGTCTACCAGCGCCAGCATTTCCCCGAGAGCCTCGTGGGCGCTGGCGCCGTCGATCCGCTGAAGAGCGGCACCGAGGTGTTCCGCAACGAAGAAGTGCGCGTCTGGACGCTGGACGGCGAGGTGCTGATCGCCAGCATCACGGCCAAGCTGCACCTGATCAGCCCGACCGTGACCGAAGGGCTGCTGAAGGCGGTCGAACTCGCGGAAGCCGGCTACCAGGGTCTGGTGATCTGGTCGCCGGATGACGTGTTCTCGGCCGGCGCGAACCTCGAATCGCTGATGCCGGTGTTCATGAAACTCGGCGCCAAGGGCATCGCGCCCGAGGAAAAGAAGCTGCAGGACATGATGCTGCGCGTGCGCTACGCCAGCGTGCCGGTGGTGGCTGCCGTGCGCGGCATGGCGCTGGGCGGCGGCTGCGAACTGGCGGTGCACTGCGCACAGCGGGTCGCGGCGATGGAGAGCTATGTCGGGCTGGTCGAGGTCGGCGTCGGGCTGATCCCGGGCGGCGGCGGGCTGACCTACGTGGCACGCCGGGCGGCGGAACGCGCGGCGAGCGTGCCGGGCAGCGACCTGCTCGCCTTCCTGAAGGACGGCTTCCAGGCCGCAGCCATGGCCACCGTCGGCACCAGCGCGCTGGAGTCGCGCAAGCTGGGCTACCTGCTGGACAGCGACATCGTCGTGCCGAACAAGGACGAGTTGCTGCACGTTGCCCTCAGCCAGGCCAAGGCGCTGGCCAACGCCGGCTACCGCGCGCCGGTCAAGGCGATGTTCCCGGTCGCCGGCCGCAGCGCCATCGCCACCATCAAGGCCAGCCTGGTCGGGATGCGCGACGGCGGCTTCATCAGCCAGCACGATTTCCACATCGCCAGCCTGATCGCGGACGTGGTCTGCGGCGGCGAGGTGGATGCGGGCACCCTCGTCACCGAGGAGTACCTGATGGCGCTGGAGCGCAAGCACTTCTGCGCGCTGCTCGAACACCCCAAGTCCCAGGAACGCATCATGGGCATGCTGCAGACCGGCAAGCCGGTGCGCAACTGA
- a CDS encoding DUF2147 domain-containing protein, which produces MKTTLIALALAGASLAAAAQSTPAGLWKTIDDDGKTEKSLVRITETAGTFSAKVEKVFDATKQDARCELCSDDRKDQPVLGMTIVKGVRANLDDKALWDGGEILDPNNGKTYKVRMKPVDGGKRIEVRGYIGAPLLGRTQTWIRVE; this is translated from the coding sequence ATGAAAACCACCCTGATCGCCCTCGCGCTGGCCGGCGCCTCGCTGGCCGCTGCCGCGCAGTCCACGCCCGCCGGCCTGTGGAAAACCATCGACGACGATGGCAAGACCGAGAAGTCGCTGGTGCGCATCACCGAGACGGCAGGCACCTTCTCGGCCAAGGTCGAGAAAGTGTTCGACGCGACCAAGCAGGACGCCCGCTGCGAGCTGTGCAGCGACGACCGCAAGGACCAGCCCGTGCTGGGCATGACCATCGTCAAGGGCGTCCGGGCCAATCTGGACGACAAGGCGCTGTGGGACGGTGGCGAGATCCTCGACCCGAACAACGGCAAGACCTACAAGGTGCGCATGAAGCCCGTGGATGGCGGCAAGCGCATCGAGGTGCGCGGCTACATCGGCGCACCGCTGCTGGGTCGCACGCAGACCTGGATCCGCGTCGAATAA